One Arachis hypogaea cultivar Tifrunner chromosome 18, arahy.Tifrunner.gnm2.J5K5, whole genome shotgun sequence genomic window, CATCCGACTCAACTGGATTACCCGAATGGTTGCTTTGGATTGTTGCAGAAGAATAGCATTGCTCATCACAATCAGATTCCGCATCCATTTTACCATCCAAAAAAAGGCATACAACAGCACAATCATCCATCTTTGACGTGGGATACTTGAGTTTCCACTCTCGGGCCGCAGAATCCACCAGAACCCTTGCTGCTGATGCTCGAGTTGGTGCCGTGGATACTATCTCAACCACCTCTTCATTGCTTAACACATCCCAGACCTGCACAAAATACCAAGATGGATATTAGCATAAGTAGCCTAAAAAGAAACACAATAACTAGTTAAAATTTTTCAAGTGTTGGATTCAAATTCATCATATCATATGTCTATTCTCGTCCAAAAgtaaacaaacacataaaagatgAGAATGACATGCTTTTCTTGCTTACATAGGTAGAACTATTATGCATAGCAAAATTTTCCTACAGCAAGTTATACATAGCTTAAACCAAGTTACTTTGATTTGATGACTTTCACATGGaccaaaacaacaaaacaagaaaaaactatGCATCTAGGAAACAGAAAATGCTGCAAATGCTCTATGCTGAGAGACTTTAGCGATAATTGTAACATTACTGTGGCAACTGAGACCACAAGAACAAATAAAAGCAGATATATCTTCGAAAGTCTTACTCCATCCGAGGCAAGAACAATGAACTCGTCTTTGTCTGTAAGATGCCGGTGAGAAAATTCTGGTATAGAAATGACACCGTAATCCTTCAAACAAAAATCGCCAAATGCTCTAGCCATTGCTAATCCAGGTGCATCATCAAAAGGTAACCACACCCTTGGAACTTCTGGTTCATCTTGCAAGGCAAATACCCTGCCCTTGCACCTTTTGATTCTTTCAGCTTCCCCTGTAAAAAATTCAGATAAGCTATCTCAAAGCAAAAACATAGACTGAACTGAGAAAGGATGAACAATGATGACAAAACTAACTTGGCAAATCAGGTTTCAAATCAATTGTCAACTGAATTGCCACCATGGAGTCATTGCTGTCCTTGGATCCCATGATTGCTCGGGAATCCCCTATGTTGCTCATGAACAGATTTGATCCCTGGAAAGTGAACAACATAAGAAATGTCAGTGAAAAGAAGCAATGAAGTATATGCAGCAATTGAATGCACTACTCATTGAGCTGCTACCTGCTTCACTATAGTTACAGCCGTGCTCCCACTACAGAAACAATCCAGATTCGGATGAGACCTCAGCTCTTTGTCCATGGCCTTATATGCCTTCATGAAAGCTTCTCTCCACATGGAATTTATTTTATCCTCATCAGAGCTATCTTTCTCAGACTCTTCAGTGTCAGGCTTTATATTCCCTTTGAAAGAAGCTTTCCCTGATCCGTTTCGCCTCGATTCACCGGAATgcaaaaaagaaagaagtttGATAGGCAGGGAATCCCTAACTTTGCGTGCAACAAGGTGACCATGAGGACCATGGCCATCAAATACACCACAGAAGGTCACATCTTCTGCCATGAAATCCTTCAGAAACAAATATTGCTATGATGTCAAAATTTCTAGAATTATCATACATAACAATTCACAACAAGATGAACACACATACATACTTACTTCCCATACAATCATGGCATCCTGATTAACACCCTTACGACCCTGCTGCGTAAATATGCAAGAAGACCGGCTCTTTCCATTGGAGAAAATCCTGTTTGGTAAGGATGATAACTGATGCAGGGAAACAACATGATCAGAGAATGTTCTCCTTGCTTTCTTTTGACCACAGAAACCGATTTCTAAACAAGATGGAGAGTCTGAGTCTCCATTGCTCTTACTACTACAACTGCTCTTACTGCTTGTTGAGACACAACACCCCATCTCTCTCAGTTCTTGAACCAAAATATCATCAGATGGAAACTGATGTATCAGATTCTTTCCTCCTTCATTCTAGATCTGACATGATATTCTTAGTTCTATAACAATAGTCAATTGTACACATAATCCTGAAGATTCTCTCAAGTAGAAGTATTATAGAATTTACAACTTAATGTTCCAAGCTGGTACCTATAGTACTGGCTCAAATGCTGCCGGAAGCTATATGAATGGGTTTGAAACCCAGCTGAACAGAAAAAGACAgatgaatttaaatttaatagtCTTGGCATATAGTCTAAACAAAGAATCAAGTGATTGTTGCATGAAAAGAACAAAAACAGATAAGACTAAAATAATCAGTctatatgaatattaaaatacTAACATGTGAAACCAAGTGatagaatatactaaaaatatgtaGGATGATTGGTCCCTCCTCAAGAATCACATTGACAACATCAAACTCTGAGGCTCCTGACATTAATTTAATCCATAAACTATGCATTGGAAAACTAAACTTAAGTAGAAAAAGCAGAGAACACAAGAGGCTTCAATTTTCAAAAGGGTTAACAACTAAATTTCTATGCATTTTCTTTCACAGAACAGAACATAGATCTTCATAGAATAgaatatcaaaataaagagcAAGGCAACACACTTGTGATAGTGTCCAAGTTTTCTCATTCCATAGCAAGGAGGAGGAAGAATATAAGGAACAAAAACCAATCTTTTTTAGACAAAAAGCAAATAATTTTGGCCTAGAATATACACAGACAAGAAAGGACACCAATTTATAAAATGTAGAAATGAGAAACAAAATACAAGAAGAAATagccttatgcttaagttatAAGTTATAACTGAAATGAATGGgattgaaaatgaaataaatcaTTAGTAACAAaactcttgattttttttttcttatcctggtttacctttaccttagcagtagtaaaaggaaaaaaagaagtttGGTAAATGCACAGTTTCTGaaagcgagagagagagagagagagtaaagaAGGAAAACAAATACAAAACTGTGGTTTGCAGGTGCAGAGAAACCCTGAGAAAAACGCAAAAAGAAAGCAGATAAAGACGAAACGATGGGTTAAGATATGGTGGCGTCAACAAAGAGTAGAGCAGATCAATCAAGTAAAGTTAATTATCGTGAATTCACAAATTACTAAAAACGACAAAACTTGGAACAGTACAAAAATAACAAAGTCACCCAAGTATTTGTCTCCATAAGTCGATCaaggaaaaaaaatcatatttttaaataaatatcagTTAAACTAACATTAaccaatttgttattttttactaaaaatatatataaaaaaatgtttatgGATGAAAAACTGATTCTGGAGTAGAAAAAACTGAAGCTTTTCTTTCCTCTTGTTTGAGAAAGTCCAAATAACTGAAGATAATGATCGCGTTTATCAAAAACTGAACAGCAATTGAATATTCTGGGGTTATTGGAAACGGTATGAGAATGCAGATCCTGCatttgtgaagaagaaagaaggaaaagaaatcaTACCCCATTTTGAAGCGTTAGATGAAATTAAGCAGATAGTTGGAAGAGTGCAATGATCCAATGAGTGAAGAGGAAGAGAAGGTGGTTGATGAGAATGGAAGAGGAGAGAGAAGGTTGTAAATTGTAAGggtgtgagtgagtgagtgagtgaatgTGTGAAGTTATTAATTGCAAAAGCAGAGTTCACTCCATAAACACAAAGATGGTGAACCAAGCTGCCTCTTTTTGATCCGGTGagattgtaaaatattttatataattttgtaattatatttattttttatgtaatattatgtaattaaatatacatataaaattattttatattaataataaattaaaattaattaattatattttaactatttatttattatattttatataactctTTTATGTTATAAGTTCATCCTAagtcttaataaaaaaaagattgtattagattttttataacaaatattaaaatttagtcaaatttttaTGACATAGATCAAATAAGTTattgtatttattatattttatattaataatttataattaaaatttataatatgtttttaattttaataataaattatttttctaaaagtactatttttttttttaaatctattaGTATTTGCCTTCTATTTTTTTGATAGATTTCTTTTAGACAGGGACTAATAGATAATAGATACACATAGTTATAGCGAAGAATTAAATCTGATTTAAAAGCTAAGATTTCGTTATATATATGCAACTTGACGGGTATAGAATTTTCAACAGAATATTAATTATCATGATAGaaattaatttatcaaaattaaactc contains:
- the LOC112770941 gene encoding probable protein phosphatase 2C 52 isoform X2; this translates as MAEDVTFCGVFDGHGPHGHLVARKVRDSLPIKLLSFLHSGESRRNGSGKASFKGNIKPDTEESEKDSSDEDKINSMWREAFMKAYKAMDKELRSHPNLDCFCSGSTAVTIVKQGSNLFMSNIGDSRAIMGSKDSNDSMVAIQLTIDLKPDLPREAERIKRCKGRVFALQDEPEVPRVWLPFDDAPGLAMARAFGDFCLKDYGVISIPEFSHRHLTDKDEFIVLASDGVWDVLSNEEVVEIVSTAPTRASAARVLVDSAAREWKLKYPTSKMDDCAVVCLFLDGKMDAESDCDEQCYSSATIQSNHSGNPVESDDGQTAEPSLQRNFTVRTSVENQTYGGISVDGEDGASAAVAAEDQNWSGLEGVTRVNSLVQLPRFSEEKQKQAS
- the LOC112770941 gene encoding probable protein phosphatase 2C 52 isoform X1, with protein sequence MGCCVSTSSKSSCSSKSNGDSDSPSCLEIGFCGQKKARRTFSDHVVSLHQLSSLPNRIFSNGKSRSSCIFTQQGRKGVNQDAMIVWEDFMAEDVTFCGVFDGHGPHGHLVARKVRDSLPIKLLSFLHSGESRRNGSGKASFKGNIKPDTEESEKDSSDEDKINSMWREAFMKAYKAMDKELRSHPNLDCFCSGSTAVTIVKQGSNLFMSNIGDSRAIMGSKDSNDSMVAIQLTIDLKPDLPREAERIKRCKGRVFALQDEPEVPRVWLPFDDAPGLAMARAFGDFCLKDYGVISIPEFSHRHLTDKDEFIVLASDGVWDVLSNEEVVEIVSTAPTRASAARVLVDSAAREWKLKYPTSKMDDCAVVCLFLDGKMDAESDCDEQCYSSATIQSNHSGNPVESDDGQTAEPSLQRNFTVRTSVENQTYGGISVDGEDGASAAVAAEDQNWSGLEGVTRVNSLVQLPRFSEEKQKQAS